The Enterobacter asburiae sequence CTTTCAGTCAGCCTTACGCCTTTATCAGTAAATGGCAGATACCCGGCACTCAAGCCCACTGCCCCAGCGTCAGGCGTTCGTTGCCGCCGTAGTCGCGACAGGTTTCGACTGCGACGTAGCCTGCTTGCGTAAACAGTGACCGCACGGCTTCTCCCTGCGTCCAGCCATGCTCCACGAGCAGCCAGCCGCCAGGAAGTAAATGTTTCCGTGACATTGTCACAATGTGATCAAGATCGGCTAATCCCGCGTTGGCGGCAACGAGCGCCGTCAGCGGTTCGAAGCGAACATCGCCCTGCGCAAGGTGTGGGTCATGTTCGTCGATGTAAGGAGGATTGCTGACAATCATCGCAAATGAGCGATTCTCCAGCGCGGCAAACCAGCTGCTTTGCAGCACCGTCACGTTGCGGAGAGCGAGACGTTCCACGTTACGCTGCGCCAGCGCCACCGCGTCGGGCATCACATCTACCGCCGTCACATCGCAATCGGGGCGCTCGCTGGCGAGCGCCAGCGCGATAGCACCTGTTCCCGTCCCGAGATCGAGAATGCTGCAGGGAGCTGTTGGTAAACGCGCCAGCGCCTGCTCCACCAGACATTCAGTGTCCGGACGCGGGATCAGCGTTGCCGCCGAGACGTACAGCGGTAGCGACCAGAACTCGCGCTCACCGACCAGGTGCGCCACCGGCTCGCCCGTTTTACGGCGGGCAAGCAGCGCGGCGAGCCGTACTTCCTGCTCAGCGGTCAGCAGCGTCTCACCGAATGCCAGCAGGTACGTGCGGGCTTTACCCGTCACATGCTCAAGCAAAATTTCGGCATCACGCTTCGGGCTTTCGCTTTCTGAAAGCTCACCGGTCGCCTCGCGTAACCAGCGCTGAAAATCCATTATTCCTGCTCGGACAGCGCCGCCAACTGGTCGGCCTGGTATTCCTGCACGATAGGCTCAATCAGCATGTCCAGCTTCCCTTCCATCACCTCGTCCAGACGGTACAGGGTCAGGTTGATACGGTGGTCGGTCACGCGGCCCTGCGGGAAGTTGTAGGTGCGGTTACGGTCGCTGCGATCGCCGCTGCCCAGCAGGTTACGACGCGTAGAGGCTTCCGCCTGCTGACGCTTCGCCATTTCAGCCGCGTGGATGCGCGCACCCAGCACGGACAACGCTTTGGCTTTGTTTTTGTGCTGCGAACGTTCGTCCTGGCACTCCACCACGATGCCGGTCGGCAGGTGGGTAATACGGATGGCGGAATCGGTGGTGTTAACGTGTTGTCCACCCGCGCCGGAGGAACGGAAGGTGTCGATGCGCAGATCCGCCGGGTTGATGTCCGGCAGTTCCGCTTCCGGCAGCTCCGGCATCACCGCCACCGTACAGGCGGAGGTGTGAATGCGGCCCTGAGATTCCGTGGCCGGCACGCGCTGCACGCGGTGACCGCCGGATTCAAACTTCAGACGGCCGTACACGCCGTCGCCGCTGATCTTGGCGATAACCTCTTTGTAGCCACCGTGTTCGCCTTCGTTGGCGCTCATGATCTCGACGCGCCAGCGGCGCGATTCGGCGTAGCGGCTGTACATGCGGAACAGATCCCCGGCAAACAGCGCCGCTTCGTCACCGCCGGTACCGGCGCGCACTTCCACAAACGCGTTACGCTCGTCGTCCGGATCTTTCGGCAGCAGCAGCACCTGAAGCTGCTGCTCCATCTCTTCAGAACGCGCTTTTGCATCCTGCAGCTCTTCCTGCGCCATCTCGCGCATCTCAGGATCGTCGAGCATCATCTGCGCGGTTTCAATATCTTCCTGAACCTGTCGCCAGTCGGTAAAGCATTTAGACACATCACTCAACTGCGCATATTCACGCGAAAGCGCGCGAAAACGTTCCTGGTCCGCGATGGTCCCGGCATCGCCGAGCAGCGCCTGTACTTCTTCATGGCGCTCGTGCAGAGCTTCCAGTTTAGCGACGATAGAAGGCTTCATAGGCGTAAGTGCACCTTGTCTTAGAAAATGGGTATAGGGCGCTATTCCAGCCCGAGGCTGTTGCGCAGAATAGTCAGGCGTTCATCATCCCCGTCACGGGCAGCCTGTTGAAGAGATTTGGTTGGGGCATGGATCAGGCGGTTGGTCAGCTTCCACGCCAGATCCTGCATAATCGCCTGCGCGTCGCCGCCCTGTTCCAGGGCCGCTAACGCTTTGGCAGTCAGGTCATCACGCACCTGCTCCGCCTGCCCGCGGTACTCGCGGATGGTCTCGCTGACGCTTTGCGCGCGCAGCCAGGCCATAAACTCGCTGGTTTCCTGCTCAACGATAGTTTCCGCCTGCACCGCCGCCGCTTTACGCTGGGCGAGGTTGTGCGAAATGATGCTTTGCAGATCATCCACGCTGTAGAGGTAGGCGTTCGCCAGCTTGCCGACTTCTGGCTCAACATCGCGCGGAACGGCGATATCCACCAGCAGCATAGGCTGATTACGACGCGACTTCAGCGCGCGCTCCACCATCCCTTTACCGATGATTGGCAGCGGGCTGGCGGTAGAGCTGATAATAATGTCCGCCTCTTTCAGGCGTTCATCGATGTCGCTCAGCGCAACCACCTCTGCACCCACTTCATCCGCCAGCACCTGCGCACGTTCGCGGGTTCGGTTCGCGATAATCATCTTTTTCACCTTATGCTCGCGCAGATGGCGCGCCACAAGCTCGATGGTTTCGCCCGCGCCTACCAGCATCACGGTGACGGTGGAAAGGGATTCGAAGATTTGGCGTGCAAGGGTACAGGCCGCGAAAGCAACAGAAACCGCACTGGCACCAATGTCGGTTTCGGTTCGCACACGCTTCGCCACGGAGAAGGACTTCTGGAACATGCGCTCCAGCTCGCTGGCCTTCAGATGCCCTTTTTGCGAATCCGCAAACGCTTTTTTCACCTGCCCCAGAATCTGCGGCTCACCGAGCACCAGCGAATCCAGCCCGCTGGCGACGCGCATCAGATGGCTGACCGCATCATTATCCTGATGCCAGTACAGGCTGTTACGCAGTTCGTCTTCGTTAAGATTGTGGTAGTCGCATAGCCAGCGGATCAGCGCGTCGTGCAGGTTATCCTGCTCTTCCACGCTTAAATACAGCTCGGTACGGTTGCACGTCGAGAGCACCACGCCACCCTGCACCATCGGCTGTGCAAGCAGGCTGTCCAGCGCCAGGTCAAGCGTATCCGGCGAAAACGTAACGCGTTCTCGCAGCGAAACCGGGGCCGTTTTGTGGTTGATGCCGAGTGCTAATAGGGTCATGTTGAGCGGGAGTAGTACCAGCGTTAATAAGGTTAGCAGGACGCATCATACAGGATGCGCGAGATCAATAAAAGAGACCGCCTCCTTTCGGAGTAATAGGTTACTCAACGCTTTGAGATAATTTGAACGTAGACGGTAGCACTGCGGGGCGCTAGCATTAACAGTTATAACTGCAACGTATCTCAAGGATTTGTCCTCATTATGACCCGACTGATTCGCCTGCTGCCGCTGGCGGCACTGGTTCTGACCGCCTGTACTGTCACCCAACCAAAAGGCCCGGGCAAAAGCCCTGATTCACCGCAGTGGCGTCAGCACCAGCAGGACGTCCTTAATTTGAAGCAGTACCAGACGCGGGGCGCCTTCGCCTATCTCTCTGACGAACAAAAGGTTTATGCCCGCTTCTTCTGGCAGCAAACGGGGCAGGACAACTATCGCCTGCTGCTGCTGAACCCACTGGGCAGCACCGAGCTGGAGCTTATCGCCAAACCGGGCGAAGCGCAGATCACCGATAACAAAGGCCAGCACTATACCGCGACCGATGCCGAAGAGATGATTGGCAAGCTGACCGGGATGCCAATTCCGCTGAACAGCCTGCGCCAGTGGATCCTCGGCCTGCCGGGAGAAGCAACCGACTATACGCTGGACGACCAGTACCGTCTGAGCCAGGTCAACTACACCCAGAACGGCAAAACCTGGAAAGTGGTGTACAGCGCCTATGACAGCAAGAGTAAACCGTCGCTGCCATCGAACATGGAGCTGACCCAGGGCAGCCAGCGCATCAAGCTGAAGATGGACAACTGGATCGTTAAATGATGACCCACTGGCCTTCTCCGGCGAAGCTGAACCTGTTTTTATACATCACCGGCCAGCGTGCTGACGGGTATCACACCCTGCAGACACTGTTTCAGTTTATTGACTATGGCGACACGATCTCCATTGAACTGCGCCAGGACGGGCAGATTTGCCTGCTGACACCGGTCGACGGCGTGGCGCATGAAGACAACCTGATCGTGCGCGCCGCGCGTCTGCTGATGAACGCCGCCGCGGAATCAGGGCGTCTGCCGGCGGGAAGCGGTGCGGATATCCGTATCAAGAAGCGTCTGCCGATGGGTGGTGGTCTCGGCGGGGGCTCATCCAACGCCGCCACCGTGCTGGTTGCGCTGAATCACCTCTGGGGCTGCGGGCTGGCGAAGGACGAACTGGCTGCTTTGGGCCTAACGCTGGGCGCAGATGTCCCGGTGTTTGTTCGCGGTCACGCGGCCTTTGCCGAGGGCGTGGGCGAGCTCCTCTCCCCGGTCAACCCGCCGGAAAAATGGTATCTCGTTGCCCACCCCGGCGTGAGCATTCCGACCCCGGTCATCTTTAAAGATCCTGACCTGACAAGAAATACCCCGGTACGGTCAATAGAAACGTTATTAAATTGTGAATTCAGCAACGATTGCGAGGATATCGCAAGAAAACGTTTTCGCGAGGTTGATGCGGTGCTTTCCTGGCTGTTAGAATACGCGCCGTCGCGCCTGACTGGTACAGGGGCCTGTGTCTTTGCTGAATTTGACACCGAATCCGCCGCTCGTCAGGTGCTTGAGCAAGCGCCGGATTGGCTGCATGGTTTCGTAGCGCGCGGGATGAACACTTCCCCGCTACAGCAGGCAATTCTGGCGCAGACTGAGTTTCGGTGACAACGTCACCCTGTTCCAGACGTTGCATCGCGCTCTTTAATACACCGCCTGGATAGCCTTTGCCTGGCCCGCACAGTTTACGGCGAACGCTATCCACCACTGGACGCATGCCTGAGGTTCTTCTCGTGCCTGATATGAAGCTTTTTGCTGGTAACGCCACCCCGGAACTAGC is a genomic window containing:
- the lolB gene encoding lipoprotein localization protein LolB, with the translated sequence MTRLIRLLPLAALVLTACTVTQPKGPGKSPDSPQWRQHQQDVLNLKQYQTRGAFAYLSDEQKVYARFFWQQTGQDNYRLLLLNPLGSTELELIAKPGEAQITDNKGQHYTATDAEEMIGKLTGMPIPLNSLRQWILGLPGEATDYTLDDQYRLSQVNYTQNGKTWKVVYSAYDSKSKPSLPSNMELTQGSQRIKLKMDNWIVK
- the prmC gene encoding peptide chain release factor N(5)-glutamine methyltransferase yields the protein MDFQRWLREATGELSESESPKRDAEILLEHVTGKARTYLLAFGETLLTAEQEVRLAALLARRKTGEPVAHLVGEREFWSLPLYVSAATLIPRPDTECLVEQALARLPTAPCSILDLGTGTGAIALALASERPDCDVTAVDVMPDAVALAQRNVERLALRNVTVLQSSWFAALENRSFAMIVSNPPYIDEHDPHLAQGDVRFEPLTALVAANAGLADLDHIVTMSRKHLLPGGWLLVEHGWTQGEAVRSLFTQAGYVAVETCRDYGGNERLTLGQWA
- the ispE gene encoding 4-(cytidine 5'-diphospho)-2-C-methyl-D-erythritol kinase, yielding MMTHWPSPAKLNLFLYITGQRADGYHTLQTLFQFIDYGDTISIELRQDGQICLLTPVDGVAHEDNLIVRAARLLMNAAAESGRLPAGSGADIRIKKRLPMGGGLGGGSSNAATVLVALNHLWGCGLAKDELAALGLTLGADVPVFVRGHAAFAEGVGELLSPVNPPEKWYLVAHPGVSIPTPVIFKDPDLTRNTPVRSIETLLNCEFSNDCEDIARKRFREVDAVLSWLLEYAPSRLTGTGACVFAEFDTESAARQVLEQAPDWLHGFVARGMNTSPLQQAILAQTEFR
- the hemA gene encoding glutamyl-tRNA reductase, whose translation is MTLLALGINHKTAPVSLRERVTFSPDTLDLALDSLLAQPMVQGGVVLSTCNRTELYLSVEEQDNLHDALIRWLCDYHNLNEDELRNSLYWHQDNDAVSHLMRVASGLDSLVLGEPQILGQVKKAFADSQKGHLKASELERMFQKSFSVAKRVRTETDIGASAVSVAFAACTLARQIFESLSTVTVMLVGAGETIELVARHLREHKVKKMIIANRTRERAQVLADEVGAEVVALSDIDERLKEADIIISSTASPLPIIGKGMVERALKSRRNQPMLLVDIAVPRDVEPEVGKLANAYLYSVDDLQSIISHNLAQRKAAAVQAETIVEQETSEFMAWLRAQSVSETIREYRGQAEQVRDDLTAKALAALEQGGDAQAIMQDLAWKLTNRLIHAPTKSLQQAARDGDDERLTILRNSLGLE
- the prfA gene encoding peptide chain release factor 1, translating into MKPSIVAKLEALHERHEEVQALLGDAGTIADQERFRALSREYAQLSDVSKCFTDWRQVQEDIETAQMMLDDPEMREMAQEELQDAKARSEEMEQQLQVLLLPKDPDDERNAFVEVRAGTGGDEAALFAGDLFRMYSRYAESRRWRVEIMSANEGEHGGYKEVIAKISGDGVYGRLKFESGGHRVQRVPATESQGRIHTSACTVAVMPELPEAELPDINPADLRIDTFRSSGAGGQHVNTTDSAIRITHLPTGIVVECQDERSQHKNKAKALSVLGARIHAAEMAKRQQAEASTRRNLLGSGDRSDRNRTYNFPQGRVTDHRINLTLYRLDEVMEGKLDMLIEPIVQEYQADQLAALSEQE